Proteins from a genomic interval of Quercus lobata isolate SW786 chromosome 11, ValleyOak3.0 Primary Assembly, whole genome shotgun sequence:
- the LOC115966671 gene encoding probable xyloglucan endotransglucosylase/hydrolase protein 10 — translation MKNCHRQILFIALVTLNLIKISVATLFSGNYNQDFIIEYSPNHVYTSPNGRFRTLSLDHDSGCGFTSKVKLLFGQFDMQIKLVPGRSAGTVVAFYLKSGDSNNRDEVDFEFLGNVIGKPYGLQTNIFSDGSGNREQRIHLWFDPTKDFHTYSILWNIYLIMFMVDGIPIRVYRNLADKGVQYPQWKPMNLVASIWNGEGWATRGGKDKIDWSKAPFIASFRNYKVDACFWRGNAGFCRANSPSNWWNNPRFSQLNPRQRKMLIWVRKYYMYYDYCTDHKRFPSLPKECTIAL, via the exons aTGAAGAATTGTCACAGACAAATCCTCTTTATTGCCCTTGTTACCTTAAACTTGATTAAAATTTCAGTTGCAACTCTTTTTTCAGGGAACTATAACCAGGATTTCATTATAGAATATTCCCCTAACCATGTTTATACTTCTCCCAATGGCCGATTTAGAACCTTGTCGCTTGACCATGATTCAG GTTGTGGTTTCACTTCGAAGGTGAAGCTTTTATTTGGACAATTCGACATGCAAATCAAACTAGTACCTGGTCGTTCTGCAGGCACTGTTGTGGCCTTCTAT CTGAAGTCGGGCGATAGTAATAATCGTGACGAAGTAGATTTTGAATTCCTTGGCAATGTAATCGGGAAGCCATATGGTctgcaaacaaatattttttctgATGGAAGCGGAAATCGGGAACAGAGGATTCACTTGTGGTTTGATCCAACAAAGGACTTCCATACTTATTCAATCTTGTGGAATATATACCTAATTAT GTTCATGGTGGATGGGATCCCCATAAGAGTTTACAGAAACCTTGCAGACAAGGGAGTTCAATATCCTCAGTGGAAGCCTATGAACCTTGTAGCCAGCATTTGGAATGGTGAAGGTTGGGCAACAAGAGGTGGCAAAGACAAAATTGATTGGTCAAAGGCCCCATTCATAGCTTCCTTCAGAAACTACAAGGTCGACGCTTGTTTCTGGAGAGGAAATGCAGGTTTTTGCAGGGCAAATAGCCCTTCTAATTGGTGGAACAATCCAAGATTCAGTCAGCTAAATCCCAGGCAAAGAAAGATGCTCATATGGGTTAGGAAGTACTACATGTATTATGACTACTGTACAGATCATAAAAGATTCCCTTCCCTTCCAAAGGAATGCACCATTGCTCTCTAG